From Candidatus Binatia bacterium:
CTCATCTATCTTCCGTTCAAGAATATAACGGCGGCCCTCAAAGACGAGAGGAGGCTTTTTCTGATCCTGTGGATGGTTCTGCCTCTGCTTTTTTTCAGCTTTTCCGCCGCAAAGCAGCCGGGCTACATCCTTCCCGTCTTTCCGCCGCTGGCTCTTATGACGGCCGAGGCAATGGCGTCCATGCTGGCCGCGTCCAACGCGAGGGCGCGCTGGCCGTTGGCGATTCCGTGGCTGATTTTTCTCGCGGTGTTCGCTTACTTCACCCTCGCCTTGTTCATGCCCGAGCTCTTGCCCGGCGATCTCCAGGAACGCTCTCCTGAAGTCTTGCCTCTAATTCGTCGGATATCCGGGCCGCTGCTCCCCATTCTCCTGGTCCTCCTGGCTCTGGGCGCCGCGGCGAGCCTATGGGCAAAACCCGCTCCTTACTACCTCGTTTGCTTGGCATTTTTTTCCGCCTTCCATTTCTTCGGTATCGGAGTGCTGGACTATATTTCTCATACCCGCTCTTCGCGGGATATTGCGGAAAAAGCGCTTCCTCTTATCCGCCCAGGCGACCGCGTGGTGATGTACGACGGCCTCTCAAGCCTGCCGTTCTACCTGCGCGTGGACTACCCTATATGGATCGTATCGCCGGCGCGCAGAGAGATCATGGGAAGCTTTTACATCGCTAAAAAAAAACCCGCGCCCTCTCACGGTTCCGGCAACGTAGTGCTCAGCGTCGAGGAATTCTTAGAAGCATGGAATCAATCCGGGACGAGACTGGTGGTCTTTGCGGAGGAAAAAAGACTGGCTCGGCTTCAGGAACATGCAAAGTTGCCGCCGAAACGACTCTTGACCCTGCGCGGTGTCGTCCTGATTACAAATCAATGAGAAGAACGGGAGGCAAGGTATGTCGCTAGTAGCCGTCGTAACCGGAGGCGCGGGAGGGATCGGCGCGCCGATCTGTCGCGCTCTCGCCCAAGATGGAATGAAGATCGTCGTCGCCGACTTCGCCGAGCC
This genomic window contains:
- a CDS encoding glycosyltransferase family 39 protein translates to MSDSSKATAESKSVQEICWLGVFAVLCFFVLFHNLGGAALFEPDEGRNAEVAREIQLLQDWVTPHYDFIPYLDKPMFFYWLVAFAYEIFGVSEWSARLPSALAALGCVLLVYNLARTSLGLWGGLWTGLILLTGPAFSALSRAVIFDMTLTFFITASLWSFYRGQNAGAKSKRGFFLLMYGAMGCATLVKGPIGVIFPGMVIALYLLLTRRLSMLREMELPLGLLLFLLIVAPWYLWAESRNPGYLRYFILEENFLRYLTPHFDRAQPWYYYAGVLAIGFFPWTALIYLPFKNITAALKDERRLFLILWMVLPLLFFSFSAAKQPGYILPVFPPLALMTAEAMASMLAASNARARWPLAIPWLIFLAVFAYFTLALFMPELLPGDLQERSPEVLPLIRRISGPLLPILLVLLALGAAASLWAKPAPYYLVCLAFFSAFHFFGIGVLDYISHTRSSRDIAEKALPLIRPGDRVVMYDGLSSLPFYLRVDYPIWIVSPARREIMGSFYIAKKKPAPSHGSGNVVLSVEEFLEAWNQSGTRLVVFAEEKRLARLQEHAKLPPKRLLTLRGVVLITNQ